In Methanoregula formicica SMSP, the DNA window GCGGGTCTCCAACCGATCCCCGGTTCAAAGCCTATTCACACCAGACCAGCCCCGAGAAGATCGGAATTGCCTACGAGGTCTGCCACGATCTGGGGGACGATGTGATCGTCTCCGACGTAAGTTCCAACACGGTGACGCTCCTTGTTTCGGCCGGGAAGATTGTCGGGGCATTCGATGCCTGCATCTTTGCCCCGGGGACACTCCACGGTGCCCTCGATGTCGACGCGATCCGCCGCATCGATGAAGGGGCCTGTACTGCAAACGAGGCGTTCCAGCACGCAGGCGCAAACTTCTCGGTGCCGGAACCGGAACGGATGCGTACCGTTGCCCTCTTCGCTGCCATGGAATGTGCGGCACTCCGGCTCCTCAATCCCGGTGCAGCCATTGCGCTCGCGGGCAGCCTTGCACCGGCAGTTGCACAGGAAGTCGGTTCGCTGCTCGGCTCGAAGGTTGCTGTATACGATGAGTGGTGTGCATCCCGCGGGTGTGCACGGATCGCCCGCGACGTCTTTTCCGGCAAAACAACAATCCTGGGGCTCGGTACGGATCTCTAAAATCCGGGTCAGCCAAAAAAAGCGCCAGCGAGGAGCATCGACCGTTCGTTTGTCCGGGCCGCAACCAGCCACATACCCCCCTGCCTTAGGCCACGTGCGGTGGGGGGGTGTCAAGTACCCCCCACCCCCCAGAGCAACATCCGGCCGGCCATTTCGTATTGTTTTCCGATGTAACATGATAGTGCAGGGAATATCCGGCCACCAGCCTTTTGGTTCGCAGCGGGGGGTCTCCATGATACCCCCCTAGCACCGGGCGGGGGGGTATAATCGCTCTGAAACGCAACAAGGGGGGGAGGGATGCTGCTGGAGACCCCCCACCTCATGTTAGGGAAGCGTGCATTGTTGCACGGTATTTCCGGACCCGGGCACCGGCGGAGAGATGATTGCACCACCCTGATCAAATCCTGTAGAGGGTGGACTCTATCGGGCAATGCGGGGAGGGGTGTCCCGGACACCACCCCCCCATCCCCACCAGGGAGGGTATGATTGAATTCAAAAGAAAAAGGGGGTGGGGGTACACAGCAGACCCCCCCCTCATCACGACCGGATTATCAGCACAAACGGGGATCCGGGGCCGACGTTGGGAACGGATCAGCATTATTAATAGTGATAAATTACCACATTAATGCGCAATAATTTCGGGTATCGCCATATGAATGCCGGGTGTAAAGTCATGATAATTTACACATCCGGTCGCTTCCTTATCATGGAAATCTGATAATTGGGGATTTTTCCTTGAAAGAGCTACGTATCCACGGCAGGGGTGGCCAGGGGTCTGTCACTGCTGCCGAACTGATCGCAGTCGCCGCATTCGAGGGCGGCGTCTATGCCCAGGCCTTTCCGGCATTCGGTGTCGAGAGGCGGGGGGCCCCGGTCCAGGCATTTGTCCGGTTTGACAACAAGAAAATCCGGAAGAGGAGCCAGGTGTACGAACCCGACTATATCATCGTGCAGGACAGCACCCTGATCAAAGACGTGAATGTCTTTTTGGGGGTAAAGCCCGGCGGGATCGTGATCGTGAACACCGAGAAGAAGCCGGAATTCAAGGTGCCTGATGGCGTGAAACTGATAACCATCGACGCCACATCCATCGCCCTCAAGGCGCTCGGCCTCCCCATCACCAACACCACGCTCATGGGAGCGTTTGCCGCTGCATCAGGAGAGATCCAGTTCTCGGCACTCGAAAATGCACTGAAGCACCGCTTCCCGGGTGAACTTGCAGTGAAGAACATCGCCGCGGCAAAGACCGCGTATGACACCGTGAAGGGGGCAGCTTAATGGCGCTTGCGACAGGATGCAGGGCTCGCCCCGG includes these proteins:
- a CDS encoding methanogenesis marker 12 protein — encoded protein: MFIGIDHGTSAMRFAGEGREFKLSREAAKDFVIADLARICPPEEIEGIAVSYSMGDNFSKITRIDKVQNRGLVSREGAGKHIGGGTRVFDEVAASGIPAIAIPGIHRGSPTDPRFKAYSHQTSPEKIGIAYEVCHDLGDDVIVSDVSSNTVTLLVSAGKIVGAFDACIFAPGTLHGALDVDAIRRIDEGACTANEAFQHAGANFSVPEPERMRTVALFAAMECAALRLLNPGAAIALAGSLAPAVAQEVGSLLGSKVAVYDEWCASRGCARIARDVFSGKTTILGLGTDL
- a CDS encoding pyruvate ferredoxin oxidoreductase subunit gamma, which produces MKELRIHGRGGQGSVTAAELIAVAAFEGGVYAQAFPAFGVERRGAPVQAFVRFDNKKIRKRSQVYEPDYIIVQDSTLIKDVNVFLGVKPGGIVIVNTEKKPEFKVPDGVKLITIDATSIALKALGLPITNTTLMGAFAAASGEIQFSALENALKHRFPGELAVKNIAAAKTAYDTVKGAA